The window AAGGCAGGCACCCGGCGCAACTGGGCACAGATTTCATAGCCACTTACGATCGGCATTACCAAATCCAAAAACACCAACGCTGGCTTCGCTTTGTGGGAGAGAGTTTTGAGTAATTCTGGCAGTGCCTTGAGGGGTTCATTGATACCCAAATAATCACAACCCAACTCCTGCACAATGCTCCCCATCAACTTGCCCTCGATCGGGTTATCGTCAATATGGGCAATCAAAGGTTTAGCCGCAGGCTTGATTGGTACAAGGGGTGTTTGTTCCCGTTTCGGCGTAATACAGTCAGGAATAGCTCGGAGGGCAACGATACCCCGCTCCACAAAGGGCATGAGCAATGCCATAACCTCGATCGGTTCCTGATCCAGCTGGCAAGCTAAATCCCTTACTGTTCGTTCCCCATCTACAAGGGCTAGCAAATTCTTTTCTGGGGCGGACGCATTTAGGGGAATCAGACCCTTCATAGTAGGTGCTAGGTTGGGAGAGAGCCTGCCTAAGTGGCGTTGTTGCCAGAGGAAAAACTGTGTAAGGGCTTCATGGTATAACTCAGGGACGCGGAAGAAAATCCAGGGCAGGATGCCTTTCTGGGGGTCAGATTCTACTGCCAAATGAAAATACAAACGGGAGTGCTCCGATTGCTGACAGAGCCACTGCAACTGCAAAATATCAAACATAGACTCCAGCAGGCTTGTCCTAGACCAGGTCAGAGCTTGCTCACGGGTAATTTCTCCCCGCTTCACCATCCGTTCCAACACAGCGGCACTGTCCCGCCAAAACTCTTCTGCCTCTACCTTGCCGACCAAATCAGGGTGACGGCGCAATAACCGCTGCCATCTCCTACCCGTGTGTACACCACTAGATTCCCCTACAATCCTGCCCATGAAGAAGTGGAAACACCACTCGTAGCCCAGATTCGATCGGATGTGTAGCTTGCCAGAAAACCCCTTGCCACAGTGGTCTAGGGCCTCCTGTAAATCCCAGTCCAGTCTTTCAATCACGTTAGCTACCATCTCGATCCTCCTAATAGAAATTTATGTAAACGAATGTAAATTATCGTTGACCCGCCTGGGTTTTGTTGCTAGTTGAAAACTAAACAATTGTTGAAAAGAGTTAAGAAAAATTGAATATTGAAATAAATTCTTAAAATGTAATAGTACCCAAACAGTGAGCTGAGTAAAGGATTATTAAAAATAATTTACATAAGGTATAGATGAACATAGGTTCTTCCCCGCCGAGTCAACTGTGAGAACATAGTAGAAGGTGCTCTAGGAAAGGGCTTGGGGGAAGTTTACTGATTTGCTATTTCTTGACTCAACTTTTTGTCACAGTCGGGTGGGTCATGGCTACGTGTACTATTCTGTCCTGTTGACTACAAAATGGGGAGGAGTACCTGGAGTTAGAATTGGCTTTGGTGTCTGGCAGGGGGGTAAACATGGCTAAGACAAGGGCAGTGACCTTGACAATTGAGGGGATGAAGTGTGCCGGCTGTGTTGCCAGTGTAGAAAGGTTGCTCAAACAATGCGAAGGGGTAGAGGCGGCAACTGTTAATCTCCTACTGGAACGGGCAACAGTGTTTACCCAGGCGGACGGGGATAAAATCATTCCCTGCTTATTACAACGTCTGCAGCAAGGGGGGTACAGTGCCCAGGTACAAGGGGAAACTGACCTGCCTGCCCTTGGGCAACCACCGATCGAGACCCCCTCTCACCGTGACATCTGGGTATCCCTGGCATTGATTACAGTAGCCCTAGTTGGGCATCTGGGACATCACCATCCCATTTTGAGTAATGATTACTTCCATGGCTTACTGGCAACACTAGCTCTAGCTGTACCAGGACGACCCCTACTAGTCGATGGGGCGAAGATGTTAGGGCGCGGTACTCCCAATATGAACTCTCTGGTAGGCATCGGCATTGTGGCAGCGTATTTGTGCAGTGTAGTAGCGCTCTTTTTCCCAGGGACGGGCTGGCATTGCTTTTTTGAAGAGCCAGTAATGTTGTTGGGGTTCATTCTCCTGGGCAAAGCCCTAGAAGCCAGAGCTAAACGCAGAACAACCGATTCCCTCCGTGCTCTTCTTGCCCTACAGCCCCCTACTGCCCGCGTAGTTGTGGGGGACCAGGCATTTGTCATTCCCTTGGCCCAGGTGAGTGTCGGGGACAGGGTGAGAGTCCTACCAGGGGAGAAAATTCCCGTCGATGGTGTGATTGTGCAGGGGATAACTACTATCGATCGTTCCCTCGTTACAGGGGAATCTCTGCCTGTGGAGCAAATGGTAGGGGCGGAAGTAACAGGGGGCACCTTCAATCTGACGGGGGCAATTGAAGTAGAAGTAACCAGAGTAGGAGCCGATACTACCCTGGCACAGATTATCCGTTTAGTGGAAACTGCTCAAGCTAGCAAAGCTCCCATTCAAAAATTAGCCGATCGGGTCTCCGGCTTTTTTACCTATGGTGTGCTGGTTTTAGCAATTCTTACTTTCGCGGTGTGGATAGCTGTGGGACAAGAGGTCTTTTTTGCTCTCAAGCTAGCGATTGCGGTGTTAGTTATTGCCTGCCCTTGTGCCCTAGGATTAGCCACCCCCACGGCTTTGATGGTGGGTACAGGCATGGGTGCAGAGCGTGGTATTCTCATCAAGGGGGGAGAGAGCCTGGAAGCAGTGGAAAATGTCAACGCGATCGTGTTTGACAAGACGGGTACACTGACGATCGGTAAGCCCCAGGTAGCCGCTGTTATTCCTAAGAATAGTAATTTTCCTTTGTTACAATGGGCAGCCAGTGCGGAAGTGGGGGCAAATCACCCGATTGGTCATGCCATCCTTGCCCAAGCCAGAGCCTGCGGCGTTGATCTCATACCCCTCAAAAGCTGTGAGACAGTAGGGGGATTTGGTATCAGAGCGGAGACAGAGGACGGTCATATAATTTATTTGGGCAACCAAGCATGGCTGACGCAGCAGGGCATCGAAATTGCAGCTTTCTGGCGCAAACAAGCTCTCCAGTGGGCAGAGGAAGGAAAAACTACTATCTTTGTTGCCCTAGATCGGGAATTTGTTGGTTTAGTCGCCATCTCCGATCCCCTCAAACCAGAGGCAAAACGAGTAGTGGCAGATATGCAGAGCCTGGGGTTACAAGTGTGGTTACTAAGCGGCGATCGACAGGAAACAGCCCAGGCGATCGGGCGTGAACTAGGGATTGGGCGACAGCAGGTAATGGGAGATGTCAAACCTGCCGACAAAGCGGCAGCTATTAAAACCCTGCAGGGTCGAGGGTACAAAGTGGCAATGGTAGGCGACGGGAGCAATGATGCCCCAGCCCTAGCAACAGCTGATGTGGGTATTGCAATCGGGTCGGGGACTGATGTGGCACTGGAAACTGCGGATATAGTCCTGCTGCCCCAAAACTTGCAAGTGCTCACCACAGCGATCGAGTTAAGTCGGGCAACTTTTGCTAAGATTCGGCAAAATTTATTTTGGGCATTCTTCTACAATTGTTTGGGTATTCCTCTAGCAGCAGGTGCATTTTATCCTTCTTTTGGTATATTGCTTACACCCACAATTGCAGGGATGGCAATGGCTTTTAGTTCCGTCAGTGTGGTCATCAATTCCCTATCCTTGCGCTGGTGGTGGCGATAAATCTATCTAAAAATTATCTAAGAATTATCGATATTTTGTTTCCCGTGCTGGGAAACTAGCCTGTGGCAATGGGTATACTGAGTATAGAGTCATACCTATGCTTACATAGTATGAGCACAATTATTTCTCCACCGACAGAAAAACTTGTCTTGCCCGCGAAATTTGTGCGAAGGGCCGGTTTATTCCGTTGGTTTAGGCTATTGTGGGGGTTAGGTTTACTTGGTCTAGGAGCTTATCTAGCATGGTATCGTTTCGGGCGGGTAGTTAGTCGGGTAGGCTATGTTAACGCGCCGATCATTCACATCCACGCTCCTATGGAGGGAGTACTGCAGCTGGAGTCAGTACAACCTGGACAGTTCTTACCACAGGGGACAGGAATTGGTAAGATAACCAACGCAAGAAATCCACAGCTAGAAATTGATTTGCAAAAAATACGTACTGAGTTGCAAGTATCTAAGCAAAAGTTGGAGAACCTGGAGGGGCAGTTAGCCCAGCGGCAACAGCTCTATCAGTACCTAGTTATGAAGGCGGAGCAGCAGTCCCAGCTAGACCTAAATTTTTTTCGCGCCAATTTGGAACGTAGTCGAAGGGAATTGCGGTCAGCCCAGGCACAATTGGCGTTGGCGGAGAAGGAGTTTAAGCGCTTCACAGACTTGGCAGCAGCGGGTGTAGTGCCCCCCCAAAGGGCGGATCAGGCTCTTGCAGAGTTGCATGTAGCGCAAGAAGCTGTGGCTAGTCGCCAGGCGGAAATGGAGAAAAATCGGGTGGCTTTGGCGGCAACAGAAGCAGGGTTGCAGATAGACAGTGCCCGCACATTTAGTTTTCCTGCCATACGGCTGCTGGAGTTGGAGCGAGAGATAACCGATTTGCAAAAAGAAAAACAAACGATTAAAACTCAGATTCTGCAGCTGGCAGCAGAAATCAAAACAGCGACGAAACAATTACAACTCGCTCAGACAGAAGAGATAAAAACCCCTGTAGACAGTGTAGTGTGGTCTGTCCATATGAAGACGGGCACTCTGGGTACCCATGTGGGGGCAGGTACTCCCTTGTTACAGCTGGTTAATTGTGCAGATGTGTGGGTATCGGCTTTGGTGGCAGAAAGGGCTAGTCCTCGACTGAGGGTAGGACAGTTGGCGCGTATCCGCTTTCTGGACGGAACAGACAGGGTTCTCAGAGGGCGAGTACGGGCAATTCGGGGCGGTCCTGGGCGAGTAAGAGTAGGTATGGATGTAGCAGTTCCTACCCCTGAGCTGGTCAGAAATGAGGTGGAAGTGCAGTTCGAGCTAGTGGGGACAGAGCGCAAAAGTCTCCAATCTGGTCATTTCTGTGGTGTGGGTCAGAGTGTCGAGGTAGAGTTTCTAGCCAAGGAGCAACAGTGAAACTAAACCGCTCTCTGGATGTTTATGTTTTCTGGGCAGGAGTGGTACTCACAACGATCGTTGTGCTTTCTAGCCTGGACTATAGTTGGTTAGTTCTGGCAGTAGTCAATTTGTGGCAGTGGGGTAATCTGTACTTTCGTCCCTACAGCGCTACTCTCCAAGCTCTCTTGTTACCAGCCCTGGTGTGGTTTGCCTTTACGTTTGTACTTAAAGAAATATTCCCGCGGGCTAACGCTTTTAGCAAAGTGGTGGTTTGTACTATCAGTGCTGTTTTGGGTCTGAGGTATCTCCTATGGCGATTGTTTGTCACTCTTAATCTAGATGACTGGTTAAGTGCCACAGTTTCCCTTGCCTTGTTTGTAGCTGAATCGGTGTCTGTCCTCAACTCCGTCTTTTTTTACATTCACAATATCTTTTCTCTCGATCGTTCTGCTGAAGCCGATCGCTGGAGTGAGGCAGTCCTGACGGGTAGATATTTGCCGACGGTAGATGTATTGATTCCCACCTACAACGAGGATGCGGAGATTTTGCGACGTACGGTGATTGGTTGTCAGGCTATGGATTATCCCCGCAAAAAAATATACCTCCTAGATGACAAACGCCGTTCGGAAATTAGAGAATTGGCTAGGGAATTGGGCTGTGAATACCGCGATCGTCCTGACAACCGTCATGCCAAGGCAGGGAATATTAACCATGCTCTGCCCACTATTGATGGGGAATTGGTGGTTATTTTTGATGCTGATTTTGTCCCCTCCCGCAATTTTTTGCAAAGAACCGTGGGCTTTTTCCAAGACCCCTACACTGCTTTGGTGCAAACTCCCCAGAATTTCTTCAATGAAGACCCCATCACTGTCAACTTGGGGTTGGAGGGTATAGTCAACAATGAGCAGACCCTGTTTTTCCGCCATATTCAACCCAGTAGAGATTTTTGGGGCGCAGTAGTTTGTTGTGGTACTTGTTTTGTGGTGCGTCGTTCTGTCCTGGATGAAATCGGCGGTATTCCCACAGGTACTGTGACAGAGGATTATTACCTCAGTCTCAGGTTGCAAGCGCGGGGCTATCGAGTGAAATACCTCAATGAAGCCCTCTCAGCAGGTTTGGCAGCAGAAACGATCGGGTCTTTTGTCAGCCAGAGAATGCGGTGGGGACAGGGGACACTGCAACTACTGTTTTCTGATGTCAATTTCCTCTCTGTACCCAATCTAAGTTGGATGCAACGTTTTTCCCATGGGTTAGGCGTACTGTATTGGTTTTTGTCCATTCCAAGGGTGATGTTTCTGTTTGCTCCTCTGTCCTACCTGCTTTTTGATATTGCCCCCCTAAGAGCTACGATTGACCAGCTCATCTTTTTCTATTTGCCCTACTATATTGGGGGGGTAATGTGCTTTTCCTGGCTGACAGAAAATCGCCGTTCTGCCTTTTGGTCTGATGTCTATGAAACTCTTCTGTGTCTGCCCTTGAGTATTACGATTTTACAAACTCTCATCAGCCCCCACAATAAGCCCTTCAAAGTGACTCCCAAGGGTGTTGTTGACCCCGATCGCATTAGGGTTAACTGGATTTTAGTACGCCCCTTGCTGGGGATATTACTCCTCTCTATTCTGGGTGTAGTGCGCCATGCTGTGGGCTGGACGAACGTAGCTAATAACGTGGATAGTATGGCAGTTAATATCTTTTGGGTAACTTACAACTCGTTGCTTCTCCTAATTTGCATCATGGCAGCGATCGATGTACCCCAGCGCCGCCACACGCGGTTTCCTGCCGAAGAACCTTGCCAGTTACGGGTAGGGGAGCAGGTGTTTGAGGGTGTCACGATTGATTTATCGGAGGGAGGAGCGCTCCTGTCCCTCTGGCAGTACCCCTATTGTTTTTCCCTGCGGGGGAGTTTACGTTTTGTTCACCCCAGTCCCTTGGCAGGTTTAGCTATTCCCGTAGAAGTGATGCCGCGGCAGTGTCATCCGGAGGAGGCAAG is drawn from Pseudanabaenaceae cyanobacterium SKYG29 and contains these coding sequences:
- a CDS encoding heavy metal translocating P-type ATPase — translated: MAKTRAVTLTIEGMKCAGCVASVERLLKQCEGVEAATVNLLLERATVFTQADGDKIIPCLLQRLQQGGYSAQVQGETDLPALGQPPIETPSHRDIWVSLALITVALVGHLGHHHPILSNDYFHGLLATLALAVPGRPLLVDGAKMLGRGTPNMNSLVGIGIVAAYLCSVVALFFPGTGWHCFFEEPVMLLGFILLGKALEARAKRRTTDSLRALLALQPPTARVVVGDQAFVIPLAQVSVGDRVRVLPGEKIPVDGVIVQGITTIDRSLVTGESLPVEQMVGAEVTGGTFNLTGAIEVEVTRVGADTTLAQIIRLVETAQASKAPIQKLADRVSGFFTYGVLVLAILTFAVWIAVGQEVFFALKLAIAVLVIACPCALGLATPTALMVGTGMGAERGILIKGGESLEAVENVNAIVFDKTGTLTIGKPQVAAVIPKNSNFPLLQWAASAEVGANHPIGHAILAQARACGVDLIPLKSCETVGGFGIRAETEDGHIIYLGNQAWLTQQGIEIAAFWRKQALQWAEEGKTTIFVALDREFVGLVAISDPLKPEAKRVVADMQSLGLQVWLLSGDRQETAQAIGRELGIGRQQVMGDVKPADKAAAIKTLQGRGYKVAMVGDGSNDAPALATADVGIAIGSGTDVALETADIVLLPQNLQVLTTAIELSRATFAKIRQNLFWAFFYNCLGIPLAAGAFYPSFGILLTPTIAGMAMAFSSVSVVINSLSLRWWWR
- a CDS encoding glycosyltransferase codes for the protein MKLNRSLDVYVFWAGVVLTTIVVLSSLDYSWLVLAVVNLWQWGNLYFRPYSATLQALLLPALVWFAFTFVLKEIFPRANAFSKVVVCTISAVLGLRYLLWRLFVTLNLDDWLSATVSLALFVAESVSVLNSVFFYIHNIFSLDRSAEADRWSEAVLTGRYLPTVDVLIPTYNEDAEILRRTVIGCQAMDYPRKKIYLLDDKRRSEIRELARELGCEYRDRPDNRHAKAGNINHALPTIDGELVVIFDADFVPSRNFLQRTVGFFQDPYTALVQTPQNFFNEDPITVNLGLEGIVNNEQTLFFRHIQPSRDFWGAVVCCGTCFVVRRSVLDEIGGIPTGTVTEDYYLSLRLQARGYRVKYLNEALSAGLAAETIGSFVSQRMRWGQGTLQLLFSDVNFLSVPNLSWMQRFSHGLGVLYWFLSIPRVMFLFAPLSYLLFDIAPLRATIDQLIFFYLPYYIGGVMCFSWLTENRRSAFWSDVYETLLCLPLSITILQTLISPHNKPFKVTPKGVVDPDRIRVNWILVRPLLGILLLSILGVVRHAVGWTNVANNVDSMAVNIFWVTYNSLLLLICIMAAIDVPQRRHTRFPAEEPCQLRVGEQVFEGVTIDLSEGGALLSLWQYPYCFSLRGSLRFVHPSPLAGLAIPVEVMPRQCHPEEARVGVKFLDMDLAGWRLLIPYLYCRPYQWQEVTASEWQTFWSMVVSVFRLYPFFCVRGYCVKQN
- a CDS encoding response regulator, with the protein product MVANVIERLDWDLQEALDHCGKGFSGKLHIRSNLGYEWCFHFFMGRIVGESSGVHTGRRWQRLLRRHPDLVGKVEAEEFWRDSAAVLERMVKRGEITREQALTWSRTSLLESMFDILQLQWLCQQSEHSRLYFHLAVESDPQKGILPWIFFRVPELYHEALTQFFLWQQRHLGRLSPNLAPTMKGLIPLNASAPEKNLLALVDGERTVRDLACQLDQEPIEVMALLMPFVERGIVALRAIPDCITPKREQTPLVPIKPAAKPLIAHIDDNPIEGKLMGSIVQELGCDYLGINEPLKALPELLKTLSHKAKPALVFLDLVMPIVSGYEICAQLRRVPAFAETPIIILTANDGIVDRVRSKVVGATEFVSKPINQEKIAQLLDKYKVVSSNNREPHLQLSTQFI
- a CDS encoding HlyD family efflux transporter periplasmic adaptor subunit, yielding MSTIISPPTEKLVLPAKFVRRAGLFRWFRLLWGLGLLGLGAYLAWYRFGRVVSRVGYVNAPIIHIHAPMEGVLQLESVQPGQFLPQGTGIGKITNARNPQLEIDLQKIRTELQVSKQKLENLEGQLAQRQQLYQYLVMKAEQQSQLDLNFFRANLERSRRELRSAQAQLALAEKEFKRFTDLAAAGVVPPQRADQALAELHVAQEAVASRQAEMEKNRVALAATEAGLQIDSARTFSFPAIRLLELEREITDLQKEKQTIKTQILQLAAEIKTATKQLQLAQTEEIKTPVDSVVWSVHMKTGTLGTHVGAGTPLLQLVNCADVWVSALVAERASPRLRVGQLARIRFLDGTDRVLRGRVRAIRGGPGRVRVGMDVAVPTPELVRNEVEVQFELVGTERKSLQSGHFCGVGQSVEVEFLAKEQQ